Proteins encoded by one window of Panicum virgatum strain AP13 chromosome 7N, P.virgatum_v5, whole genome shotgun sequence:
- the LOC120682608 gene encoding amino-acid permease BAT1 homolog, protein MAGETGEPLVVDSGEKRLNELGYKQELRREMTLFKTLAISFSTMTLFTGITPLYGTSLQYAGPASLVWGWVVVSFFTWFVGVAMAEICSSFPTTGSLYFWAAHLAGPVWGPLASWCCAWLEAIGLIAGIGTQAYAGSQVLQSIILLCTGTNTGGGYLAPRWLFLVMYIGLTLIWAVLNTFALEVIAFLDVISMWWQVIGGTVIVVMLPLVSKTTQPASYVFTHFQTAPEVTGISSSAYAVVLSFLVSQYSLYGYDAAAHLTEETKGADKNGPIAILSSIGIITVFGWAYILALTFSIQDFSYLYNPNNETAGTFVPAQILYDAFHGRFHSSAGAIVLLFVIWGSFFGGLSITTSAARVVYALSRDRGVPLSSVWRRIHPRRRVPANAVWLCAAVCALLGLPILRLNVVFTAITSVATIGWVGGYAVPIFARMVMREEDFRPGPFYLGAASRPVCLVAFLWICYTCAVFLLPTAYPIKMDTFNYAPIALGVCLGLIMLWWALDARKWFKGPVRNIDDHNSNGKV, encoded by the exons ACGCTGTTCAAGACGCTGGCCATCTCCTTCTCGACGATGACGCTCTTCACGGGGATCACGCCGCTGTACGGGACCAGCCTGCAGTACGCGGGGCCGGCCTCCCTCGTCTGGGGCTGGGTCGTCGTCTCCTTCTTCACCTGGTTCGTCGGCGTCGCCATGGCCGAGATCTGCTCCTCCTTCCCG ACCACTGGCTCCCTGTATTTCTGGGCTGCTCACTTGGCTGGTCCGGTATGGGGTCCGTTGGCATCTTGGTGCTGCGCTTGGCTGGAGGCCATCGGCCTCATTGCCGGAATCGGCACACAG GCATATGCAGGATCCCAAGTATTGCAGAGCATCATTCTACTCTGCACCGGCACCAACACGGGTGGTGGCTATCTGGCCCCGCGCTGGCTATTCCTGGTCATGTACATCGGGCTAACGCTGATCTGGGCCGTGCTCAACACCTTCGCGCTCGAGGTCATCGCCTTCCTCGACGTGATCTCCATGTGGTGGCAG GTGATCGGCGGCACCGTCATCGTGGTGATGCTCCCGCTGGTGTCCAAGACCACGCAGCCGGCGTCGTACGTGTTCACCCATTTCCAGACGGCGCCGGAGGTGACCGGGATCAGCAGCAGCGCCTACGCCGTCGTCCTGTCCTTCCTGGTGAGCCAGTACTCCCTGTACGGGTACGATGCGGCGGCGCACCTGACGGAGGAGACCAAGGGCGCCGACAAGAACGGCCCCATCGCCATCCTCTCCAGCATCGGCATCATCACCGTCTTCGGGTGGGCGTACATCCTCGCGCTCACCTTCAGCATCCAG GACTTCAGCTACCTGTACAACCCCAACAACGAGACGGCCGGCACGTTCGTGCCGGCGCAGATCCTGTACGACGCGTTCCACGGGCGGTTCCACAGCTCGGCGGGCGCCATCGTGCTGCTCTTCGTCATCTGGGGCTCCTTCTTCGGCGGCCTCTCCATCACGACGAGCGCGGCGCGCGTGGTGTACGCGCTGTCGCGCGACCGCGGCGTGCCCCTGTCGTCGGTGTGGCGGCGCATCCACCCGCGGCGCAGGGTGCCGGCGAACGCGGTGTGGCTGTGCGCGGCGGTGTGCGCGCTGCTAGGCCTGCCGATCCTGCGCCTCAACGTGGTGTTCACGGCCATCACGTCGGTGGCCACCATCGGGTGGGTGGGCGGCTACGCCGTGCCCATCTTCGCGCGCATGGTGATGCGGGAGGAGGACTTCCGGCCGGGGCCCTTCTACCTGGGCGCGGCCAGCCGGCCCGTCTGCCTCGTCGCCTTCCTGTGGATCTGCTACACCTGCGCCGTGTTCCTGCTCCCCACCGCGTACCCGATCAAGATGGACACCTTCAACTACGCGCCCATCGCGCTCGGGGTCTGCCTCGGCCTCATCATGCTCTGGTGGGCGCTCGACGCCAGGAAGTGGTTCAAGGGGCCCGTCAGGAACATAGACGACCACAACAGCAACGGCAAGGTCTGA